CCACAACTGGACCGCCGAGGCCAGCAGGACCACGACCGCGGGTGCGGCGATGGCGTTGAGCGCCCGGGCGCCGTACGTCAGCGCCAGCGCCTCCGCGAGGACGACCACGCCCAGGACGCCGTAGCCCCTGCGTGTCAGCTTCATTACTCGACGCGGACGGATTCGAGCGCGTTCTCGACGACGGCCCGCGGCGTCGTCTCGTCCGTACTCGTCCGGATGCGATGCGGGAAGACGACCTCGGCCTCGGTCTGGACGTCGTCCGGGATGACGTAGTTCCGCCCCTCCAGAATGGCCCGTCCCTGGGCCGCGCGGAGCACGGCGAGGCCACCCCGCGGACTCACGCCGAGCTCGGCGTGACGGCGGGTGAACTGCGACAGGCGCGTCACGTACGCGCGGACGCTCTCTTCGACGGTGACGTTCGCGGCGGTCTCGCGCGCACGTCGGAGGTCGTCCAGCGTCGCCACCGATGTGAGTTCGTCGATAGGGTGGTGGCCGACCATCCGGTCCAGCATCTCCGTCTCCTCGTCGCGACCGGGGTAGCCCAGGTGCAGCTTCTTCATGAACCGGTCGAGTTCGGCCATCGGCAGCTCGTAGGTGCGGTCGCGTTCGACGGTGTTCTGGGTCGCGATGACGGTAAAGGGGCGAGGCAAGCCGTGGGTCTCACCGTCGACGGTGACCTGGTCTTCCTCCATGGCCTCCAACAGCGCCGACTGGGTCTTCGGCGGCGCGCGGTTGATCTCGTCGCCGAGGACGACGTTGGCGAAGACGGGACCGGGGCGGAACTCGAAGGTCTCGGTCTCCTGGTTGTAGACGTTGACGCCGGTCACGTCCGAGGGCAGCAGGTCCGGCGTGAACTGGACGCGCTTGAACGAGCCGTCGAACGACCGGGAGACAGCGCGAGCGAGCATCGTCTTGCCCACGCCGGGCACGTCCTCCAGCAGGATGTGTCCGCGCCCGAGCAGAGCGGTGAGGATGTGTTCGATCTCGCTGTGGTGGCCGACGATCACCTGTTCGACGTTGTCGACGACCCGCGAGACCACCGCCTGGGCGTCGTCTACGTCTTCGACGGTACTCTCCTGGCGACCGGAGACTGTGGTGTCTGTATCTGTCATTGGTGGCTACGGCTCCGACGCGCCGCCGTCGCGCTCCACACCCGGCGGCGACTGAGAGTGGGACGACATCCCACGGGACGTTCGGTATCGTGCCTTACGGCCGGAGATAAGTAACGTTTGTTCCCCATCTTTTTCCCGGAGGGGTATCCTCGCGGCCTCCGGCCGCTGCGGGTACCCCTCCGGCAAAAACATGGGTGAAAAAGGCCGGTCGCTCCCTGAGGTCGCGACCGGGGAACCGCCTCGCTTCGCTCGGCGGACGCTCAATACAGGTGAGAGAGTGAGCGATCGCGGTGGCGCGCGCTGACGAGCGTGCCGAACGACAGTGAGGCCGCGAGTCGAAGCCGTGCGAGGGACGAACGAGCGAGCGCAGCGACCGAGTGAGTCGGCTGGGGAGGTAAGTGGCCGTCTGCGGTGCTGTACGGGGCGGTTGTCGTTGTGGTCCTGGTGTCCTGCCGAGCGAAGCGAGTCTTCTGGTGGACTGAACGGGCGAGGTGCGCTCGCGACGGAGTAGCGTCGTCTCTGTCGGCGCTATTCGAGCGACCGTAGGGAGCGAGAATATCCGACAGAGCGACCGCGAGCGCGCCGAGGGCGTTCATCGCGTGCTGTCCCCAGTGAGTGTGGTCGCTCTCATTCGCCTTCATTCCGCGACTCTCCGACCCGAAACCACCGATACGTGAGCAGAACGCACCTCTCACGGCGCGCCGTCACCACTCCTTGCAGTCCGGACAGACCAAGCCGTCGTCGCTCCGCCAGCGTCGCTCGACCGTCTCGCCGCAGGCCGCGCAGGCGTCGCCGTCGCCGCTCCACGTGTAGGTCGCTTCGGCCGGCTCGACGGTCGCCGGGTCGACGCGGACACCGTCGTCCTCGTCAGCTTCGCTGTCTTCCTCGGTTTCACCCTCGTCTCCGCCGTCGTTCCCATCGGTCCCGTCGTCGGCGCCAGTGTCGACTCCCGCACGGTCGTCGATCTCCGAGTCAACCGAGTCGTCGCCCGCTTCCGCGGGTCCGTCCGGCGACCCCTCACTGTCGTCGCCACCGCCGTCGCCGTCCAGAAAGTCGTCGAGCGACCGGTCTCCCATGGGTCGTGGTGGTCGCTCGCCCCTCTTAGCGCTGACGACCCGGGCCGCGCTGGCGACGCACCGCGAACCCACCGACGCTCTCGTCTACGACCGGGCCGCTTCGACGGCCTCGACGAACGCCGCCGCCGACTCGCGGACGCCGTCCCAGTCGTCGCTCGCGATGGCGTCGTAGTCCACGAGCGCCGAGCCCGCGCCCACTGCGACCGCACCGGCGTCGAAGTAGTCGGCGACGTTGTCGGTGGAGACGCCGCCGGTCGGCATGATCGGCACGTCGCCCAGCGGCCCCTGGAGCGCGGAGATGTGGCCTGGACCCACGGTCGAGGCCGGGAACATCTTCAGGATGTCCGCGCCGGCCTCCATCGCCTCGGCGGCCTCGGTCGGCGTCATCACGCCGGGGATGCAGACGACGCCCGCGCGGTTGCAGACGTCGATCACGTCCTCGTTGAGGTTGGGCGCGAGGACGAACTCCGCGCCGGCCTCGATGACGTTCCGGGCGGCGGCGGCGTCCATCACGGTTCCGGCGCCGACGATGGCGTCGGTGCCCTCCATCGCGCGGTCCACGTCTGCGATCATCTCGCTGCAGCGCGTCGCGTCGGCCGTGACCTCCAGGGCCGTGACTCCGCCCTCGTGGACGGCCTCGGCGACCGGCACGATGTCGTCCTCGTCGATACCCCGCAGGACCGCCGTCACGCCGCTGTCGACGATGCGCTGCTGGATCTCGTGTTTGTT
This DNA window, taken from Halosimplex litoreum, encodes the following:
- a CDS encoding AAA family ATPase translates to MTDTDTTVSGRQESTVEDVDDAQAVVSRVVDNVEQVIVGHHSEIEHILTALLGRGHILLEDVPGVGKTMLARAVSRSFDGSFKRVQFTPDLLPSDVTGVNVYNQETETFEFRPGPVFANVVLGDEINRAPPKTQSALLEAMEEDQVTVDGETHGLPRPFTVIATQNTVERDRTYELPMAELDRFMKKLHLGYPGRDEETEMLDRMVGHHPIDELTSVATLDDLRRARETAANVTVEESVRAYVTRLSQFTRRHAELGVSPRGGLAVLRAAQGRAILEGRNYVIPDDVQTEAEVVFPHRIRTSTDETTPRAVVENALESVRVE
- a CDS encoding DUF7573 domain-containing protein, yielding MGDRSLDDFLDGDGGGDDSEGSPDGPAEAGDDSVDSEIDDRAGVDTGADDGTDGNDGGDEGETEEDSEADEDDGVRVDPATVEPAEATYTWSGDGDACAACGETVERRWRSDDGLVCPDCKEW
- a CDS encoding bifunctional 4-hydroxy-2-oxoglutarate aldolase/2-dehydro-3-deoxy-phosphogluconate aldolase, which translates into the protein MTNKHEIQQRIVDSGVTAVLRGIDEDDIVPVAEAVHEGGVTALEVTADATRCSEMIADVDRAMEGTDAIVGAGTVMDAAAARNVIEAGAEFVLAPNLNEDVIDVCNRAGVVCIPGVMTPTEAAEAMEAGADILKMFPASTVGPGHISALQGPLGDVPIMPTGGVSTDNVADYFDAGAVAVGAGSALVDYDAIASDDWDGVRESAAAFVEAVEAARS